A window of the Carassius carassius chromosome 36, fCarCar2.1, whole genome shotgun sequence genome harbors these coding sequences:
- the LOC132116848 gene encoding zinc finger protein 462-like isoform X1, translating to MEVLQCDGCDFRAESNDELKVHIEEVHTAFLQPAEVGEGEGSPRRSRSNSLNSLSQTEDEEDLSNHNYDSLKKEAGIKSFNKDLGHISDSKKMKHNQSAKPSNKTSTPYFQCKFCVRYFRSSSLLSEHTKKVHGEASDERSLKTSKKTSCSAMTYDGVGMVFSCQYCTYKSPHRARILKHQKMHHKEDLPGHSAPPVGAEVLDLDSDASSVEEQCEESPGDVERNVLESMIKPQSRGGFNCEWCGFQTSQRQQLADHMMKKHRNMVKIMVSLQQPKTHDGSVGSSKSDSASSRRSTPTSNLNLNNLACNEGSSANASSIKGSSGNTSLKATSGISSFQYSQLTAKIPNTTGSSILSERSTFTMSDMSRSGMDLDASMLNDSKSSSDDELCDLDDPNYTESAEDSTKLLLSEEDNDLLETKGVPFKRHMNRFQCPFCSFLTMHRRSISRHIENIHLSGKATVYKCDKCPFLCTNPLKLDTHKQCHSGSSEWDTMDLTSESVDGPSEHSVPVNGGNGSSKINGKKSSAVEEQQGPHRCSLCNFSTITLKGLRVHQQHKHSYCDGTQVTGQEGSSNEQQDSESESYSSLSFVQKTQTSILGFSTKKHLIGKTARKSINDLPLDLSPVKKRTRIDEIANNLQSKISQSQQHEDVINLEEMDDDVEENGNHIDLETSKERESSDTRSQHYTFNTQHLPVRNSGSVQTERGVGKRKRNLQSKLGSRNIPVQVTISDDEDNYSASLESKDVQDQSSQDSRETYQDNTEYNTEEPGNLFYCKHCEYQNKSARSVSTHYQRMHPYIKFSFRYILDPEDQSAVFRCLECFIEYNNFNDLHQHYMTHHPEASNVLNFNQPDLVYMCRFCSYTSPNVRSLMPHYQRMHPSVKINNAMIFSSYMVDQPHKGAAESQTLREILNSGPKSFSPTSSGSRSSSSPALKSICKTPEANTEAEGLRESLGGNVVVYDCDVCSFSSPNMHSVLVHYQKKHPEQKASYFRIQKTMRVISVDRAQLSNNSKYSLTSTPKSSNVSLPVALDEDVYYCKHCVYNNRSVVGVLVHYQKRHPEIKVTAKYIKQAPPTPGLLKLMDELQIAPPKQFLKQLNNNGIEGSGNSSTKGASDKGEPEMLFFCQHCDYGNRTVKGVLIHYQKKHREVKANADLVRRHTAVVRSQRERAQMIQAGSSTSTATVATEAEKSRALRSLKCRHCVYTSPYVYALKKHLKKDHPTVKATAMTILHWAYQDGVLEAGYHCEWCIYSHAEPSGLLMHYQRRHPEHNVDYTYMASKLWAGPDTSTSRQAENSETKHYQCRDCAFEACSIWDITNHYQAVHPWAVKGDESVLLDIIKGNKAPDKLLPQLPKGHISMSRPFNSNQQEEAAVEVSRPPTHERQANLSLSATTSISNSPYQCTVCLSEYNSLHGLLTHYGKKHPGMKVKAADFAQEADINPSSVYKCRQCPYVNSRIHGVLTHYQKRHPSIKVTAEDFADDVEQVNELDNEGDERSKTQRQGYGAYRCKMCTYTHGTLEKLKIHYEKYHNQSAADMLKANAMQSPARRDDSVAECSSSSVTEVSDACDFDLKLPEVAKSDKHALFKCQLCKYFCSTRKGIARHYRIKHNNVRAQPEGKNNVFKCALCSYTNPIRKGLAAHYQKRHDIDAYYTHCLAASKTVAEKPNKVTVPLASEAEAPAMSEELRLAVDRRKCSLCSFQAFSRKSIVSHYIKRHPGVFPKKQPSSKLGRYFTMIYSKEAEKPPSMEEVEVVEVKDEVEPEGEVDWLPFKCLKCFKLSFSMAELLVMHYNDCHNKELKRDFVTIPSPAEDGTELYQCTHCEIKFLTLPELSVHLINHNEDFQKRAMRLERRKQLQSKQRTTEPPEAKPENKVDGTPGKTPIGYRCNFCVEVHPTLRAICNHLRKHVQYGEAKKGHVKQEAAEMPVPVDAVTNGDIEDVVAVDADPLETGASPADVTMETEEPVAVETEMVPGHPCSMCSRMFMSMQGLRSHERSHSAGALVNRNHKYSCQYCQFSSPFRHNLDRHIQSHHGHQKPFRCKLCPFKSSYLSRLKRHLQRAHAGEHTYKCTSCPFSTVTMVQLKEHSLQEHGETLTLPKLKTRPNAEHDQQNTDLYPQCTESVGDLEPADVSSSPRPLESPVPQARLDSILTCEFCEFSSGYMQSLRRHYRDRHGGKKLFKCKDCSFFTCYKSSFTLHVEAGHTSGSEETPRDLRCPFCLYHTRHKSSMIDHIVLHREERVVPLEVSRHLEGLVYRCHKCTFTCSSEQNLEQHIQKHQELKPYQCQLCYYDSRLLNELEMHLQQEHKVIRNFELVGRVNLDQLELMKDTSSSEEEEEEREEEQTLEEEEELREEEEELMKEEEELMEEEEELMKEEEELREEEELMEEEEELREEDEEEEEKRPESSQTEVTGNTLQTCVVKRYPCEFCGRSFSLRSEWERHVLRHGMTVNGSKKDSSPVSSSALPLIGPAAVIDRGLDLSSNTVDQSDQSKSLIQTNEEEKTLETKNGP from the exons ATGGAAGTGCTGCAGTGTGATGGCTGTGATTTCCGTGCAGAGTCGAATGATGAGCTCAAGGTGCACATAGAAGAAGTCCACACAGCCTTCCTGCAGCCCGCAGAAGTGGGAGAAGGTGAAGGGTCACCCAGAAGATCCAGGTCTAACTCGTTAAACTCGCTCAGCCAAACAGAGGATGAGGAAGACTTGAGCAATCACAATTACGACTCTTTGAAAAAGGAAGCAG GTATTAAATCATTTAACAAAGACCTTGGGCACATCTCCGATTCAAAGAAAATGAAACACAACCAGTCAGCAAAACCTTCAAACAAAACGTCAACTCCATATTTCCAGTGCAAGTTCTGTGTGCGGTACTTCAGATCCAGCTCTCTTCTCAGTGAACACACCAAGAAGGTCCATGGAGAAGCAAGCGATGAGAGATCGCTCAAAACTTCCAAGAAAACCAGCTGCAGTGCTATGACTTACGATGGTGTAGGAATGGTCTTTTCCTGCCAGTATTGCACTTATAAATCCCCACACAGAGCACGGATTCTGAAACACCAAAAAATGCATCATAAAGAAGATCTACCAGGCCACTCGGCTCCTCCTGTTGGAGCAGAGGTTTTGGATTTGGACTCTGATGCCTCCTCCGTCGAAGAACAATGTGAAGAGTCGCCAGGGGATGTAGAACGTAATGTGCTGGAATCTATGATCAAGCCCCAGTCAAGAGGAGGCTTTAACTGTGAGTGGTGTGGGTTTCAGACTTCGCAAAGGCAGCAGTTAGCCGATCACATGATGAAGAAACACCGTAACATGGTGAAGATCATGGTATCCTTGCAACAGCCCAAAACGCATGACGGAAGTGTGGGATCCAGCAAGTCTGATTCTGCTTCATCCAGGAGAAGCACTCCAACCTCCAATCTGAACCTAAACAATCTAGCGTGCAATGAAGGTTCCTCCGCAAATGCCTCATCAATCAAAGGATCCTCTGGCAATACATCACTCAAGGCCACTTCAGGGATATCAAGTTTTCAGTACTCACAGCTCACAGCAAAAATACCCAACACCACAGGATCTTCCATACTGTCAGAGAGATCGACTTTCACCATGTCAGATATGTCTAGGTCTGGCATGGATCTAGATGCCAGCATGTTGAATGATTCCAAAAGCAGTTCAGATGATGAACTCTGTGACTTGGATGATCCCAATTACACAGAGTCAGCTGAGGATTCTACTAAGCTGCTTCTGTCAGAAGAGGATAATGACCTGCTAGAAACTAAAGGAGTTCCATTCAAAAGACACATGAACAGGTTCCAGTGCCCTTTCTGCTCCTTCTTGACCATGCACCGACGTAGTATTTCTCGTCACATAGAGAACATACACTTATCTGGCAAAGCTACAGTGTATAAATGTGACAAGTGCCCCTTTCTTTGCACCAACCCACTAAAACTTGACACGCACAAACAATGTCACAGTGGGTCTTCTGAATGGGACACTATGGACTTAACCAGTGAAAGTGTAGATGGTCCGTCTGAACACTCTGTGCCAGTAAACGGAGGAAATGGCAGCTCTAAAATCAATGGGAAAAAATCCAGTGCAGTCGAGGAACAGCAGGGTCCTCATCGGTGCTCACTGTGTAACTTTTCCACCATCACACTAAAAGGTCTTCGTGTCCACCAGCAACACAAACACTCATACTGTGATGGAACACAAGTCACTGGTCAAGAGGGCTCGTCCAATGAGCAGCAAGATTCTGAGTCCGAGTCCTACAGCTCCTTGAGCTTCGTTCAGAAAACTCAGACCTCAATCCTTGGATTTTCAACCAAGAAGCATCTTATTGGGAAGACAGCAAGAAAGTCCATCAATGATTTACCCTTGGATCTCTCTCCTGTCAAAAAACGAACAAGGATTGATGAAATTGCCAACAATCTCCAGAGCAAGATTAGTCAAAGCCAGCAGCACGAAGATGTGATTAACCTTGAGGAGATGGATGATGACGTGGAGGAGAATGGAAATCACATCGATTTAGAAACAAGCAAAGAGAGAGAATCCTCTGATACTCGAAGTCAGCACTACACCTTCAACACTCAGCACCTTCCTGTTAGAAATTCTGGAAGTGTTCAGACAGAGCGTGGTGTTGGGAAAAGAAAACGCAATCTGCAGTCCAAACttggctcaagaaacattcctgtTCAAGTCACCATTTCTGATGATGAAGACAATTACAGTGCCTCTTTAGAATCTAAAGATGTCCAAGATCAAAGCAGCCAAGATAGCAGAGAGACATATCAAGACAACACTGAATACAATACTGAAGAACCTGGAAACCTGTTCTACTGTAAACATTGTGAGTACCAAAACAAGTCTGCTCGCAGTGTCAGCACACACTACCAGAGGATGCACCCTTATATCAAGTTTAGCTTCAGATACATCTTGGACCCAGAGGATCAGAGTGCAGTCTTCCGTTGTCTCGAGTGTTTCATCGAATATAACAACTTTAATGATCTGCACCAGCACTATATGACACACCATCCAGAAGCAAGTAATGTTTTGAACTTTAATCAGCCAGATCTGGTGTATATGTGCCGTTTCTGTTCCTACACAAGTCCAAATGTGCGGAGCCTGATGCCCCATTATCAAAGAATGCACCCTTCTGTGAAGATCAACAATGCCATGATCTTCTCCAGCTATATGGTCGATCAGCCTCATAAGGGTGCTGCTGAATCCCAAACACTAAGAGAAATCTTGAATTCTGGGCCCAAGAGTTTCAGCCCCACCTCATCTGGGTCCAGATCATCGTCCAGTCCTGCTCTCAAAAGCATTTGCAAAACGCCAGAAGCAAACACTGAGGCTGAAGGTCTTCGAGAAAGTTTGGGTGGTAATGTGGTGGTTTACGACTGTGATGTCTGTTCTTTCTCTAGTCCCAACATGCACTCAGTACTGGTCCACTATCAGAAAAAACACCCCGAGCAAAAGGCCTCCTACTTCCGCATACAGAAGACTATGCGGGTCATATCTGTTGACCGGGCACAGTTGTCAAATAATTCAAAATACAGCCTGACGAGCACCCCCAAGTCTTCAAATGTAAGTTTGCCTGTGGCTCTGGATGAAGATGTTTACTACTGCAAACACTGTGTCTACAACAACCGCTCTGTAGTGGGTGTTCTGGTCCACTATCAAAAGCGACATCCGGAGATTAAGGTGACGGCAAAGTACATAAAGCAGGCACCCCCAACTCCAGGACTGCTGAAACTCATGGATGAGTTACAGATCGCACCTCCTAAACAATTTCTGAAGCAATTGAACAATAATGGAATTGAAGGGTCAGGTAATTCCAGCACTAAAGGAGCATCTGACAAAGGGGAACctgaaatgctgttcttctgcCAACACTGCGACTACGGGAACCGGACTGTGAAGGGGGTTTTGATTCACTACCAGAAGAAGCACAGGGAAGTGAAAGCCAATGCTGACCTCGTCCGTAGACACACAGCTGTGGTCAGGAGTCAGAGAGAACGAGCGCAGATGATCCAAGCGGGAAGTTCTACGTCCACTGCAACTGTAGCTACTGAAGCAGAAAAATCCAGGGCGTTGCGATCTTTGAAGTGTAGACACTGTGTGTACACATCTCCTTATGTGTATGCCTTGAAGAAGCATTTGAAGAAGGATCATCCTACTGTGAAGGCCACGGCCATGACGATCTTACACTGGGCTTATCAGGACGGCGTGTTGGAGGCTGGTTATCACTGTGAGTGGTGCATATACTCCCATGCTGAACCAAGTGGGTTGCTCATGCATTACCAAAGACGCCACCCTGAACACAATGTCGACTACACCTACATGGCTAGCAAACTGTGGGCTGGTCCTGATACTTCCACCAGCAGACAAGCTGAGAACTCTGAAACGAAGCATTACCAATGCAGAGATTGTGCCTTTGAGGCGTGCTCCATCTGGGACATTACTAACCATTACCAAGCGGTGCACCCTTGGGCCGTCAAAGGTGACGAGTCTGTCCTGCTCGACATTATCAAAGGAAACAAAGCACCTGATAAGCTGCTCCCACAGCTGCCCAAAGGACATATTTCCATGTCCAGGCCATTTAACAGCAACCAGCAAGAAGAGGCTGCAGTTGAAGTTAGCCGCCCGCCAACACATGAGCGACAGGctaatctctctctgtctgccacGACGTCTATCTCAAACAGCCCTTACCAGTGCACCGTATGCTTGTCTGAGTACAACAGTCTTCACGGGCTTCTGACCCACTATGGCAAAAAACACCCGGGCATGAAAGTGAAAGCTGCTGACTTTGCTCAGGAGGCAGATATCAACCCTAGCTCTGTTTACAAGTGTAGACAATGTCCGTACGTGAACTCTCGCATCCATGGAGTTCTCACACACTACCAGAAACGGCATCCTTCCATCAAAGTCACAGCTGAAGACTTTGCCGATGATGTCGAGCAGGTAAACGAATTGGATAACGAGGGGGATGAGCGATCTAAAACCCAGAGACAGGGCTACGGTGCTTACCGCTGCAAGATGTGCACTTACACACATGGCACTTTAGAGAAACTCAAGATACACTATGAGAAATATCATAACCAGTCTGCCGCAGACATGTTGAAAGCAAATGCCATGCAGTCGCCAGCCAGAAGAGATGATTCAGTTGCTgaatgcagcagcagcagtgtgaCTGAAGTCTCCGATGCATGTGACTTTGACCTCAAGCTTCCCGAAGTTGCGAAGAGCGACAAGCATGCGTTGTTTAAATGCCAGCTGTGCAAATACTTCTGCTCCACCCGGAAAGGTATCGCTCGTCACTACCGTATCAAGCATAACAATGTCAGAGCACAGCCCGAAGGGAAGAACAATGTCTTTAAATGTGCCCTCTGCTCCTACACCAACCCCATCCGCAAAGGCCTCGCAGCACACTACCAGAAACGGCATGACATTGATGCCTACTACACGCATTGCTTGGCAGCATCCAAGACTGTGGCAGAGAAACCGAACAAGGTGACGGTGCCCTTGGCATCAGAGGCAGAGGCTCCAGCGATGAGCGAAGAGCTAAGGCTTGCAGTGGACCGAAGGAAATGTTCACTCTGCTCCTTCCAGGCTTTCAGCAGAAAGAGTATCGTTTCACATTACATAAAGCGCCACCCAGGAGTCTTTCCCAAGAAGCAGCCCTCCAGCAAACTGGGCCGCTACTTCACTATGATCTATTCCAAGGAGGCAGAGAAACCTCCATCTATGGAAGAGGTGGAAGTCGTTGAAGTTAAGGATGAGGTGGAACCTGAAGGTGAGGTGGACTGGCTCCCCTTTAAATGCCTGAAATGCTTCAAGCTGTCGTTCAGCATGGCGGAGTTGCTGGTGATGCATTACAATGACTGCCACAACAAGGAGCTCAAGCGGGATTTCGTCACCATTCCGAGCCCTGCAGAAGATGGGACAGAGCTCTACCAGTGCACCCACTGTGAAATCAAGTTCTTGACTCTTCCAGAACTCAGCGTCCATCTGATAAACCACAATGAGGATTTCCAGAAAAGAGCCATGAGGCTTGAACGAAGAAAACAGCTTCAAAGCAAACAGAGGACGACAGAGCCACCAGAAGCCAAACCTGAGAATAAG GTGGATGGCACCCCCGGTAAGACTCCCATCGGCTACAGGTGCAACTTCTGCGTGGAGGTCCACCCCACCCTCCGAGCCATCTGCAACCACCTGAGAAAGCATGTGCAGTACGGGGAGGCCAAGAAGGGACACGTGAAG CAGGAAGCAGCAGAGATGCCCGTTCCCGTGGACGCAGTCACCAACGGCGATATAGAGGATGTGGTTGCCGTGGACGCTGACCCACTGGAGACTGGTGCATCACCGGCTGACGTCACCATGGAGACGGAGGAGCCGGTGGCCGTGGAAACGGAGATGGTTCCTGGGCATCCGTGCAGCATGTGCAGTCGTATGTTCATGTCCATGCAGGGCCTGCGCTCTCACGAGAGGAGCCACTCCGCTGGAGCTCTCGTCAACAGAAACCACAAATACAGCTGCCAGTACTGTCAGTTCAGCTCACCGTTCAGACACAA TCTGGACCGTCACATCCAGTCACACCACGGACATCAGAAGCCCTTCCGCTGTAAGCTCTGTCCCTTTAAATCCTCCTACCTGAGCCGCCTCAAGAGACACCTGCAGAGAGCACACGCAG gtgaACACACGTATAAGTGCACCTCGTGTCCGTTCTCCACTGTGACCATGGTCCAGCTGAAGGAGCACTCGCTGCAGGAGCACGGAGAGACGCTCACGCTGCCCAAACTCAAAACACGACCCAACGCTGAACACGACCAGCAGAACACAGACCTCTACCCACAATGCACTG AGTCTGTGGGGGATCTGGAGCCAGCAGATGTTTCGTCCAGTCCTCGTCCGCTCGAGAGTCCCGTTCCTCAGGCCCGGCTCGACTCCATCCTCACCTGTGAGTTCTGCGAGTTCAGCTCTGGCTACATGCAGAGTCTGCGCAGACATTACCGAGATCGACACGGAGGAAAGAAGCTCTTCAAGTGCAAGGACTGCTCCTTCTTCACCTGCTACAA GTCCTCGTTCACGCTGCATGTGGAGGCCGGTCACACCAGCGGCTCGGAGGAGACGCCCAGAGATCTGCGCTGTCCTTTCTGTCTGTACCACACCAGACACAAGAGCAGCATGATCGACCACATCGTCCTGCACAGAG AGGAGCGTGTGGTCCCGCTGGAGGTGTCCCGTCATCTGGAGGGTCTGGTGTATCGCTGTCATAAATGCACCTTCACCTGCTCCAGCGAGCAGAACCTCGAGCAGCACATCCAGAAACACCAGGAGCTGAAGCCCTACCAGTGCCAGCTCTGCTACTACGACAGCAGACTCCTGAACGAGCTGGAGATGCACCTGCAGCAGGAGCACAAG GTGATCCGAAACTTTGAGCTGGTGGGACGGGTGAACCTGGACCAGCTGGAGCTGATGAAGGACACGAGCAGCagcgaggaggaggaggaggagagagaggaagagcagactctagaggaggaggaggagctgagggaggaggaggaggagctaatgaaggaggaggaggagctgatggaggaggaggaggagctaatgaaggaggaggaggaactgagggaggaggaggagctaatggaggaggaggaggagctgaGGGAGGAGGacgaagaagaggaggagaagcGTCCAGAGAGCAGTCAGACCGAGGTGACAGGTAACACTCTTCAGACAT GCGTCGTCAAACGCTATCCGTGTGAGTTCTGCGGCCGCAGCTTCTCGCTCCGCTCCGAATGGGAGCGACACGTGCTTCGACACGGCAT GACTGTTAACGGAAGCAAGAAAGACAGCAGTCCTGTGTCCTCGTCAGCGCTGCCTCTGATTGGTCCAGCAGCTGTGATTGACAGAGGGCTGGACCTATCCAGTAACACTGTGGATCAGTCTGACCAATCCAAGAGTCTGATTCAGACCAATGAAGAAGAAAAGACGCTGGAGACCAAAAACGGCCCTTAG